From Natrinema salaciae, the proteins below share one genomic window:
- a CDS encoding ornithine cyclodeaminase family protein: MTDTLFLTSDEVDGLATPAEYVDVVRDGYRQRGEGAPALPRQTFRRENPDGKLTNYSAILPETGAMGGYMYTAGFSGPNAWFVTPLFDAESGEPLALIDGASMNPFKTGAAGAVAVDALARDDASTLSVIGSGAQARGQLHATATVRDFDRVRVFSPTPENRETFAAEFDDHLDAAVDAVDSSAAAVSGADVVITATKATDPVFDGDDLEPGTHVTAMGQYTPGRRELDTTTIERATYVPDLRDRVTQDAGSFLAALEAGVVDEDHVHAELGEVVAGTEPGRTSDDEVTVFDSGGTGIETVAAAHMLYEKARAEGLGTELPIAPASDALTGRLP; this comes from the coding sequence ATGACGGACACACTGTTCCTCACGAGCGACGAAGTAGATGGCCTCGCAACGCCCGCCGAATACGTCGACGTCGTCCGCGACGGCTATCGACAGCGCGGCGAGGGCGCACCGGCCCTCCCGCGACAGACATTTCGGCGAGAGAACCCCGACGGAAAGCTGACGAACTACTCGGCCATTCTCCCCGAAACGGGTGCGATGGGTGGCTACATGTACACGGCCGGCTTTTCGGGGCCGAACGCGTGGTTCGTGACGCCGCTGTTCGACGCCGAGAGCGGCGAACCCCTCGCGCTCATCGACGGCGCGAGCATGAACCCGTTCAAGACCGGGGCGGCCGGTGCCGTCGCCGTCGACGCGCTAGCGCGAGACGACGCGAGCACGCTCTCCGTCATCGGCAGCGGCGCGCAGGCGCGCGGACAGCTCCACGCGACGGCGACCGTCCGCGATTTCGACCGCGTCCGCGTCTTCTCGCCCACTCCCGAGAACCGCGAGACGTTCGCCGCGGAGTTCGACGACCACCTCGACGCCGCCGTCGACGCCGTCGACTCGAGCGCGGCCGCCGTCTCGGGCGCGGACGTCGTGATCACGGCGACGAAGGCGACCGATCCGGTCTTCGACGGCGACGACCTCGAGCCCGGGACGCACGTGACGGCGATGGGCCAGTACACCCCCGGCCGGCGCGAACTCGATACGACGACGATCGAACGAGCGACGTACGTCCCCGACCTCCGCGACCGCGTGACCCAGGACGCGGGCTCGTTCCTCGCGGCGCTCGAGGCGGGCGTCGTCGACGAGGATCACGTCCACGCCGAACTCGGCGAGGTCGTGGCGGGAACCGAGCCGGGTCGGACGAGCGACGACGAGGTCACGGTCTTCGACAGCGGCGGAACCGGTATCGAGACCGTCGCGGCCGCACACATGCTCTACGAGAAGGCGCGCGCGGAGGGGCTCGGGACGGAGCTCCCCATCGCGCCCGCGAGCGACGCGCTGACCGGCCGGCTCCCGTAG
- a CDS encoding FAD-binding oxidoreductase yields the protein MERCPGSSHEYDCAFLDEAITDGRVAHGTSVREQYASDESPHAGRLPDAVVWPASTDEVAAVLAAANDRGVPVTPRSGGSGLEGNAIPTAGGIVLSTAEIEHVEVSPDDLQATVGAGVVYDDLNERLAPYGLRFAPGISSGDVATVGGMVATNASGFNAVRYGETRDHVRRLEVVTADGRVVECGRDVVKTSAGYSLKDLFVGSEGTLGVVTEVTLGLIGIPEHRRAALVTFPSRVDASGAVADAIGSALVPGAIEFIDTTAVKMLNAYRDDVSFEERPTLIIELHANNGGIEEDLAFAKAICEDHGMRSWEAAAEENLDDIWQARRDKYHATKAYREDWEVALVGDVVVPISAYPEIVDEVARASEDLDLMTSCVGHAGDGNLHFTPLVDPDDEEMLERAHELNERVVRTAISLGGSATGEHGVGIGKRQFMEGEHGPALDLMRSVKETFDPNGILNPGKVLPDS from the coding sequence ATGGAACGGTGCCCCGGCTCGAGTCACGAGTACGATTGCGCGTTTCTCGACGAGGCGATCACCGACGGACGCGTCGCACACGGAACGAGCGTCCGCGAACAGTACGCGTCCGACGAGAGCCCCCACGCCGGGCGACTGCCGGACGCCGTCGTCTGGCCGGCGTCGACCGACGAGGTCGCGGCGGTTCTCGCGGCGGCGAACGACCGCGGCGTGCCGGTCACGCCGCGGTCGGGCGGCTCGGGACTCGAGGGCAACGCCATCCCGACCGCCGGCGGCATCGTCCTCAGCACGGCCGAGATCGAACACGTCGAGGTGTCGCCGGACGACCTGCAGGCGACCGTCGGCGCAGGCGTCGTCTACGACGACCTGAACGAGCGGCTCGCGCCCTACGGGCTACGGTTCGCGCCCGGCATCTCGAGCGGCGACGTGGCGACGGTCGGCGGGATGGTGGCGACGAACGCGAGCGGCTTCAACGCGGTCCGCTACGGCGAGACGCGCGACCACGTCCGTCGTCTCGAGGTCGTCACCGCCGACGGGCGCGTGGTCGAGTGCGGCCGGGACGTCGTCAAGACGTCCGCGGGCTACAGCCTGAAAGACCTCTTCGTCGGGAGCGAGGGGACGCTGGGCGTCGTCACCGAGGTGACGCTGGGCCTGATCGGCATCCCCGAACACCGGCGGGCGGCGCTGGTGACGTTCCCCTCGCGCGTCGACGCCTCCGGGGCCGTTGCGGACGCGATCGGGTCGGCGCTGGTTCCCGGCGCGATCGAGTTCATCGACACGACGGCGGTGAAGATGTTGAACGCCTACCGCGACGACGTCTCGTTCGAGGAGCGGCCGACGCTGATCATCGAACTGCACGCGAACAACGGCGGAATCGAGGAGGACCTCGCGTTCGCGAAGGCGATCTGTGAGGACCACGGGATGCGCTCGTGGGAAGCGGCGGCCGAAGAGAACCTGGACGACATCTGGCAGGCGCGCCGCGACAAGTACCACGCGACGAAGGCGTACCGCGAGGACTGGGAGGTGGCGCTGGTCGGCGACGTCGTCGTGCCGATTTCGGCGTACCCCGAGATCGTCGACGAAGTCGCCCGGGCCAGCGAGGACCTCGACCTGATGACCTCCTGCGTCGGTCACGCCGGGGACGGGAACCTCCACTTCACGCCGCTCGTCGATCCCGACGACGAGGAGATGCTCGAGCGGGCCCACGAGCTGAACGAGCGCGTCGTCCGGACGGCGATCTCGCTCGGCGGGAGCGCGACCGGCGAACACGGCGTCGGCATCGGAAAGCGCCAGTTCATGGAGGGGGAACACGGGCCGGCGCTCGACCTCATGCGCTCGGTCAAGGAGACGTTCGACCCGAACGGGATTCTGAACCCCGGAAAGGTCCTCCCCGACTCCTGA
- a CDS encoding aminotransferase family protein translates to MLDDPPESDTDAPANITHWYDPSSTATTITDGDGTRVVDDDGTEYLDFVSQLYCVNAGHGNRAIVDAMTDQLQRIQYVSSAKRTPARTELSRELAAVAPDSLSNVLFSVSGSEANELAMTIARDYADAPKVLSRWRSYHGSTYGAGSTTGDPETREPLEAHASTSGAVKFLPPMSYDSPFDADTPAELAEAAADHLEFVIKNEGPDTIAAILTEPIAGTSGAYTAPPGYFERVRELCDEYDILLIVDEVITGFGRCGDWFGIQTAGVEPDMLTFAKGVTSAYAPLAGTMMRPEIAEQVRSGGFDIGQTFGGHPVGCAAGVAALEEYADGLIENVRAADDAFADRLSALERTHDVVADVRGRGFLRAVEFADPETGAPFHDPRVDDGDNPVRDVIDAAGDRGVLFGAGRPATQLMLAPPLCATTDEIDTAVETLGSAIDTVF, encoded by the coding sequence ATGCTCGACGATCCACCCGAATCCGATACCGACGCGCCCGCGAACATCACCCACTGGTACGATCCGTCGTCGACGGCGACGACGATCACCGACGGCGACGGGACGCGTGTCGTCGACGACGACGGGACCGAATACCTCGACTTCGTCTCGCAGCTGTACTGCGTCAACGCCGGGCACGGAAACCGGGCGATCGTGGACGCGATGACCGACCAACTGCAGCGGATTCAGTACGTCTCGTCGGCCAAGCGGACGCCGGCGCGAACCGAGCTGAGCCGGGAGCTCGCCGCGGTCGCCCCCGACTCCCTGTCGAACGTGTTGTTCTCGGTCTCGGGGAGCGAGGCGAACGAACTCGCGATGACGATCGCCCGCGACTACGCGGACGCGCCGAAGGTGCTGTCCCGCTGGCGGTCCTACCACGGCTCCACGTACGGTGCGGGGAGCACGACCGGCGACCCGGAAACGCGCGAGCCGCTCGAGGCCCACGCGTCGACGTCGGGCGCGGTGAAGTTCCTGCCCCCGATGTCCTACGACTCGCCGTTCGACGCGGACACGCCGGCGGAACTCGCCGAGGCCGCGGCCGACCACCTCGAGTTCGTCATCAAAAACGAGGGGCCGGACACGATCGCGGCGATCCTGACCGAGCCCATCGCCGGCACGAGCGGCGCGTACACCGCACCGCCAGGCTACTTCGAGCGCGTGCGCGAACTCTGTGACGAGTACGACATCCTCCTGATCGTCGACGAAGTGATCACCGGATTCGGCCGCTGCGGAGACTGGTTCGGAATCCAGACGGCGGGCGTCGAGCCGGACATGCTGACGTTCGCGAAGGGCGTGACGAGCGCGTACGCGCCGCTGGCGGGCACGATGATGCGACCGGAGATCGCCGAACAGGTGCGGTCCGGCGGATTCGACATCGGACAGACGTTCGGCGGTCACCCGGTCGGCTGCGCCGCCGGCGTCGCCGCCCTCGAGGAGTACGCGGACGGATTGATCGAGAACGTCCGCGCCGCGGACGACGCCTTCGCCGATCGCCTCTCGGCGCTCGAGCGGACCCACGACGTCGTCGCCGACGTCAGAGGGAGGGGCTTCCTCCGCGCCGTCGAGTTCGCCGATCCCGAGACCGGAGCCCCGTTCCACGACCCGCGAGTCGACGATGGCGACAACCCCGTCCGGGACGTGATCGACGCGGCGGGCGATCGTGGCGTGCTGTTCGGTGCCGGACGCCCGGCGACGCAGCTCATGCTCGCACCGCCACTGTGTGCGACCACGGACGAGATCGATACGGCGGTCGAGACGCTCGGATCGGCGATCGATACCGTCTTCTGA
- a CDS encoding Lrp/AsnC family transcriptional regulator has translation MNHTNATSDLDENDLDIIRELERNDDKNLEELAAELDLSKSTVHYRLNRLKENGVITDISADIDPRALGMSMVIITEVYVSHESGYADEIGDKLVDVAGVQEVYYTMGDVDFMIVSRVQNHEQMNELIDEIVAIEGVNETSSRFVMRELSRGNRLLDTMSEEMIERVLETE, from the coding sequence ATGAACCACACGAACGCCACGTCGGATCTCGACGAAAACGACCTGGACATCATCCGCGAGCTCGAGCGAAACGACGACAAGAACCTCGAGGAGCTCGCCGCCGAACTCGACCTCTCGAAGTCGACGGTCCACTACCGACTGAATCGCCTGAAGGAGAACGGCGTGATAACCGACATCTCCGCCGACATCGATCCCCGTGCGCTCGGCATGTCGATGGTCATCATCACGGAGGTGTACGTCTCCCACGAGAGCGGGTACGCCGACGAAATCGGCGACAAACTCGTCGACGTCGCCGGCGTCCAGGAGGTGTACTACACGATGGGTGACGTCGACTTCATGATCGTCTCCCGCGTCCAGAACCACGAGCAGATGAACGAACTGATCGACGAAATCGTCGCGATCGAGGGCGTCAACGAGACGTCCTCCCGATTCGTGATGCGCGAACTCTCGCGGGGCAACCGACTCCTGGACACCATGTCCGAGGAGATGATCGAGCGGGTCCTCGAGACCGAGTGA
- a CDS encoding GNAT family N-acetyltransferase, translating into MPPTDIRELTTESEGQAAFPILVQLRDHLDRESYADLLEEMRAEGYRLFARYVDDDPVAVAGVKIATNFYLGRHAYVYDLVTDEAERSTGHGERLLEFVHEWAAENGCEAVELESGLWREDAHRFYTERMGYEKYCYSFVYDLS; encoded by the coding sequence ATGCCACCCACCGATATACGAGAACTGACCACCGAGAGCGAGGGGCAGGCGGCGTTTCCGATCCTCGTCCAGCTCCGGGACCACTTGGACCGCGAATCGTACGCCGATCTGCTCGAGGAGATGCGGGCGGAGGGGTACCGGCTGTTCGCGCGCTACGTCGACGACGACCCGGTCGCGGTCGCCGGCGTGAAAATCGCGACCAACTTCTACCTCGGCCGGCACGCGTACGTCTACGACCTCGTGACCGACGAGGCCGAGCGGTCGACTGGCCACGGCGAACGGCTCCTCGAGTTCGTCCACGAGTGGGCCGCCGAAAACGGGTGCGAGGCGGTCGAGCTCGAGTCGGGACTGTGGCGGGAGGACGCCCACCGGTTCTACACCGAGCGGATGGGCTACGAGAAGTACTGTTACTCGTTCGTGTACGACCTCTCCTGA
- a CDS encoding CoA-acylating methylmalonate-semialdehyde dehydrogenase produces MVELESIGQSRTVRNYVDGEWRDASGDEELTSVNPATGEELATVPFSSAEDIDELVRTGNEAFEDWSARPVEERIQPLFRLKTLLEDHQDELAELLVEDHGKTLAEARGELRRGIENVEVACGIPSMMQSGSLLNAAPEIDESAVRKPLGVFTAITPFNFPGMIPLWFLPYAVATGNSFILKPSEQNPLVAQRLFELVDEAGFPDGVLQLVNGGPDTVNALLDHEGVEGASFVGSTPIAKLVYERAAKNGKRVQAQGGAKNHIIVTETADLAFAAEKTVSSACACGGERCLANDVVLVEEAVYDEFSELVVEEADSQVVGDGLDEETDIGALISPEHEQTVRNYIQTGIEEGAELLLDGRDVTVDGYEDGNFLAPTVFGDVTADMVISQEEIFGPVLGLAPVADVDEAIDRMNESQFGNAASLFTGRGADARKFRHEGEIGNLGVNVGTAAPMAFFHFGGWKDSFFGDLHAQGEDMIHFYTDKAVYIERWPDA; encoded by the coding sequence ATGGTCGAATTAGAATCGATCGGGCAGAGTCGGACGGTACGGAACTACGTCGACGGCGAGTGGCGAGACGCCTCGGGCGACGAGGAGTTGACGAGCGTGAACCCGGCGACGGGCGAAGAGCTGGCGACGGTCCCGTTCAGTTCCGCCGAGGACATCGACGAGCTCGTCCGCACCGGAAACGAGGCGTTCGAAGACTGGTCGGCGCGTCCCGTCGAAGAACGAATCCAGCCGCTGTTCCGCCTGAAGACGCTCCTCGAGGACCACCAGGACGAGCTCGCGGAACTCCTCGTCGAGGATCACGGCAAGACCCTCGCGGAGGCCCGCGGCGAACTCCGTCGCGGTATCGAGAACGTGGAGGTCGCCTGCGGCATCCCGTCGATGATGCAGAGTGGATCGCTGTTGAACGCCGCGCCGGAGATCGACGAGAGCGCGGTTCGAAAGCCTCTCGGCGTCTTCACCGCGATCACGCCGTTCAACTTCCCCGGGATGATTCCGCTGTGGTTCCTCCCGTACGCCGTCGCGACCGGGAACAGTTTCATTCTCAAGCCCAGCGAGCAGAATCCGCTCGTCGCCCAGCGGTTGTTCGAACTCGTCGACGAAGCGGGCTTCCCCGACGGGGTTCTCCAGCTCGTCAACGGCGGTCCCGACACCGTCAACGCGCTCCTCGACCACGAGGGCGTCGAGGGGGCGTCCTTCGTGGGGAGTACGCCCATCGCGAAGCTCGTCTACGAGCGTGCGGCGAAGAACGGCAAGCGCGTTCAGGCACAGGGCGGCGCGAAGAATCACATCATCGTCACGGAGACCGCCGACCTCGCGTTCGCCGCCGAGAAGACGGTCTCGTCGGCCTGCGCGTGCGGCGGCGAGCGGTGTCTCGCCAACGACGTCGTCCTCGTCGAGGAAGCAGTCTACGACGAGTTCAGCGAGCTGGTTGTCGAGGAAGCCGACTCGCAGGTCGTCGGGGACGGCCTCGACGAGGAGACCGACATCGGGGCGCTCATCAGCCCGGAACACGAGCAGACGGTCCGGAACTACATCCAGACCGGCATCGAGGAGGGTGCAGAGCTCCTGCTCGACGGACGGGACGTCACCGTCGACGGCTACGAGGATGGAAACTTCCTCGCGCCGACCGTCTTCGGCGACGTCACCGCGGATATGGTCATCTCGCAGGAGGAGATCTTCGGACCGGTGCTCGGTCTCGCCCCCGTCGCTGACGTCGACGAGGCGATCGACCGGATGAACGAGAGCCAGTTCGGCAACGCCGCGAGCCTCTTCACGGGGCGCGGCGCGGACGCCCGGAAATTCCGCCACGAGGGCGAGATCGGGAATCTCGGCGTCAACGTCGGGACCGCCGCGCCGATGGCGTTCTTCCACTTCGGCGGCTGGAAGGACTCGTTCTTCGGCGACCTCCACGCGCAGGGCGAGGACATGATCCACTTCTACACCGACAAGGCCGTCTACATCGAGCGCTGGCCGGACGCCTGA
- a CDS encoding aminotransferase family protein, translating to MAEEPPLSEERSEVERLDKKYVFGTWSFQSEVDPTEVVGGEGVRFTDGSGDEFIDFSGQLMCSNLGHSADAVADAIAKQAQEGAYFAPGFATEARARLGEKLAEVTPGTLSKTFFSTSGTEAVEAAIKIARMYTGKQKIVSRYRSYHGATAGSISVTGDPRRLKAEPGIPGAIKAPDPYAYGSTLDPMESLEYIDEMLMLEGDTVAAILVEPIVGSNGILVPPEEYLPRLKEIAHDHGALLICDEVMAGFGRTGEWFGCDVFDVTPDIMTMAKGLSGAYAPLGATIVTPEIADHFEDELFCHGHTYAGHPVACAAGLAAVETYQEENLIDHASEVGDSLGDRLEELADAHPSVGDTRGVGLFRGIELTRDPDERVPFGEREDKISTGSTVVDDVAAAAADEGVYVANMINTLIIAPPLPITEPDIDEAVAALDTALEVSDAAMDR from the coding sequence ATGGCAGAGGAACCACCACTGTCGGAAGAGCGGAGTGAGGTAGAGCGTCTCGACAAGAAGTACGTCTTCGGAACCTGGTCGTTCCAGAGCGAGGTCGATCCGACCGAAGTCGTCGGCGGGGAGGGCGTCCGCTTCACGGACGGATCGGGCGACGAGTTCATCGACTTTTCGGGCCAGCTCATGTGTTCGAACCTCGGCCACTCGGCCGACGCCGTCGCCGACGCGATCGCGAAACAGGCCCAGGAGGGAGCGTACTTCGCACCCGGGTTCGCGACGGAAGCGCGCGCTCGACTCGGCGAGAAACTCGCCGAGGTAACGCCGGGGACCCTCTCGAAGACGTTCTTCTCCACCAGCGGCACCGAGGCGGTCGAGGCCGCGATCAAGATCGCTCGGATGTACACGGGCAAGCAGAAGATCGTCTCGCGGTACCGCTCCTACCACGGTGCGACCGCCGGCTCGATCAGCGTCACCGGCGACCCGCGTCGACTGAAGGCCGAACCCGGCATCCCGGGGGCGATCAAGGCACCCGACCCGTACGCCTACGGCTCGACGCTCGACCCGATGGAGAGTCTGGAGTACATCGACGAGATGCTGATGCTCGAGGGCGATACCGTCGCGGCGATCCTCGTCGAGCCGATCGTCGGCTCGAACGGCATCCTCGTCCCGCCCGAGGAGTATCTGCCGCGGCTGAAGGAAATCGCCCACGACCACGGTGCGCTCCTGATCTGTGACGAGGTGATGGCCGGCTTCGGTCGCACCGGCGAGTGGTTCGGCTGCGACGTCTTCGACGTCACGCCCGACATCATGACGATGGCGAAGGGACTCTCGGGCGCGTACGCCCCCCTCGGAGCGACGATCGTCACCCCCGAGATCGCCGACCACTTCGAGGACGAACTGTTCTGTCACGGACACACCTACGCGGGCCACCCCGTCGCCTGCGCGGCCGGCCTCGCGGCCGTCGAAACCTACCAGGAGGAGAACCTCATCGACCACGCCAGCGAGGTCGGCGACTCCCTCGGCGACCGCCTCGAGGAACTGGCCGACGCCCACCCGAGCGTCGGCGACACGCGGGGGGTCGGCCTCTTCCGCGGAATCGAACTGACGAGGGACCCTGACGAGCGCGTCCCCTTCGGAGAGCGCGAGGACAAGATCTCGACGGGGTCGACGGTCGTCGACGACGTCGCCGCGGCCGCCGCCGACGAAGGCGTCTACGTCGCGAACATGATCAACACGCTCATTATCGCACCGCCGCTGCCGATCACCGAACCGGACATCGACGAGGCCGTCGCGGCCCTCGACACCGCGCTCGAGGTCTCCGACGCCGCGATGGACCGCTGA
- a CDS encoding mandelate racemase/muconate lactonizing enzyme family protein, with protein sequence MYSDFAARLASSIWPDFGRTPARSTETPEITGLSTVVVDGNFPWTIVRLETDAGVTGIGESYPSPGVHEVITDYFEPVLVGENPLDVERLYHLMRESLSGRGSQQGIGTIAISGIELALWDAAGKILEQPVYQLLGGKMREAVRMYADCHAGEGMVESALNEQPEETYEAAAYARAARAAVDDGYEIVKFDLDVPSGRDVDTLARHFDRPEIEHKRGLVEAVTDEVGDEAEVAVDLHWNFSVEATEKLCRALEPYDLAWIEDPLPPENADALATLNRSVEQPLLTGENRYGRHGFRDLVETEAVSFVAPDVPKTGGIAETKKIAELADTYYLTMSPHNIGSPVATMAGVHVGATVPNFLALEFHARDVPWWDDLVADDDPLIQDGYIEVPDRPGLGIELDWDVVEDHRKE encoded by the coding sequence ATGTATTCGGACTTCGCAGCGCGGTTAGCCTCGAGTATCTGGCCCGACTTCGGTCGAACGCCGGCTCGCTCGACGGAGACGCCCGAGATCACCGGCCTGTCGACGGTCGTCGTCGACGGCAACTTCCCGTGGACGATCGTCCGCCTCGAGACGGACGCCGGCGTGACGGGAATCGGCGAATCGTACCCGTCGCCGGGCGTTCACGAGGTGATCACGGACTACTTCGAGCCCGTCCTCGTCGGCGAGAACCCGCTCGACGTCGAGCGGCTCTACCACCTCATGCGGGAGAGCCTCTCGGGCCGGGGCTCCCAGCAGGGGATCGGGACGATCGCGATCAGCGGCATCGAACTCGCGCTCTGGGACGCCGCCGGCAAGATCCTGGAGCAGCCGGTCTACCAGCTTCTCGGCGGCAAGATGCGCGAGGCGGTGCGCATGTACGCGGACTGCCACGCCGGCGAGGGGATGGTCGAGTCGGCGCTCAACGAACAGCCCGAGGAGACCTACGAGGCGGCAGCTTACGCCCGCGCCGCCCGGGCGGCGGTCGACGACGGCTACGAGATCGTCAAGTTCGACCTCGACGTCCCCTCGGGTCGGGACGTCGACACGCTCGCGCGCCACTTCGACCGCCCGGAGATCGAGCACAAGCGCGGGTTGGTCGAGGCCGTGACCGACGAAGTCGGCGACGAGGCGGAGGTCGCCGTCGACCTCCACTGGAATTTCAGCGTCGAGGCGACCGAGAAGCTGTGTCGGGCGCTCGAGCCCTACGACCTCGCGTGGATCGAGGACCCGCTCCCGCCGGAGAACGCGGACGCGCTGGCCACGCTCAACCGGAGCGTCGAGCAACCGCTGCTCACCGGGGAGAACCGTTACGGTCGCCACGGCTTTCGCGACCTCGTCGAGACGGAGGCCGTCTCCTTCGTCGCGCCCGACGTGCCGAAGACCGGCGGCATCGCGGAGACGAAGAAGATCGCCGAACTGGCCGACACCTACTACCTGACGATGAGCCCCCACAACATCGGCAGCCCCGTCGCGACGATGGCCGGCGTCCACGTGGGGGCGACGGTCCCGAACTTTCTCGCGCTCGAGTTCCACGCCCGCGACGTGCCGTGGTGGGACGACCTCGTCGCCGACGACGACCCGCTCATTCAGGACGGGTACATCGAGGTCCCGGACCGGCCGGGTCTCGGTATCGAACTCGATTGGGACGTCGTCGAGGACCACCGGAAGGAGTAA
- a CDS encoding BKACE family enzyme translates to MSYQNYLEGGKLILTVPTTGGVQGKEANPNLPEQPDEIAEAARECEKLGAAIVHLHGRNERGERDADRLQEINDAVRDRCDDVIVQNTTGGTGIPLEQRATGIRTDPLPDMASLDMGPMNRYQHITSENTRHMIDTLAAEMQEKGIKPEMEVFNNGHLNEVYRLIDEGLLDEPYYINLIFGPGTLTPPTPENMVNMVNNLPENSIFNVLAIGPHQLPLTTMGIVMGGHVRIGMEDNLYYRRGEPAESNAQLVERTVRIADELDRDLATPADARELLGIPTR, encoded by the coding sequence ATGAGCTACCAGAACTACCTCGAGGGCGGGAAGCTGATCCTGACCGTCCCGACGACGGGGGGCGTACAGGGGAAGGAGGCGAACCCGAACCTGCCCGAACAGCCAGACGAAATCGCCGAGGCGGCCCGCGAGTGCGAGAAGCTCGGCGCGGCCATCGTCCACCTTCACGGACGGAACGAACGCGGCGAGCGCGACGCGGATCGCTTACAGGAGATCAACGACGCCGTCCGTGACCGCTGCGACGACGTCATCGTCCAGAACACGACCGGTGGGACGGGGATTCCGCTCGAGCAGCGGGCGACGGGCATCCGGACCGATCCGCTCCCCGACATGGCGTCGCTCGACATGGGGCCGATGAACCGGTACCAGCACATCACGTCGGAGAACACCCGCCACATGATCGACACGCTGGCGGCGGAGATGCAGGAGAAGGGAATCAAACCGGAGATGGAGGTGTTCAACAACGGCCACCTGAACGAGGTCTACCGCCTCATCGACGAGGGCCTGCTCGACGAGCCGTACTACATCAACCTCATCTTCGGCCCGGGGACGCTCACACCGCCGACGCCGGAGAACATGGTCAACATGGTGAACAACCTCCCGGAGAACTCGATCTTCAACGTGCTCGCGATCGGACCGCACCAGCTCCCGCTGACGACGATGGGAATCGTGATGGGCGGCCACGTCCGGATCGGCATGGAGGACAACCTCTACTACCGCCGCGGCGAACCCGCCGAGAGCAACGCGCAACTCGTCGAGCGAACGGTGCGCATCGCCGACGAACTCGACCGCGATCTCGCGACGCCCGCGGATGCCCGGGAACTGCTCGGAATTCCGACTCGCTAA
- a CDS encoding LLM class flavin-dependent oxidoreductase, with protein MVSHGFVLPTRGVVLSADDSLEQTARVQSEVLGLARRAEALGFDGVWAGDSVLAKPRLEPLSTLAAVAGATESVTLGTAVYLPQLRHPVHVAHQTATIDQVSGGRLALGVGVGVGVEAEHGQLDVPYERRGTLLDEGLEILEGLWGDEPVFANGEFFELRDADIGIRPSGRVPPIYVASATFDPRDGFPRRIRERIADRGDGWLPIGMSPEMYAGGLDRARELVADAGRDAAGFDAAYYQDVVIAETEAAAIEQARDFLDRYYPSWGELSDDDIRRRGAFGPPSVVANHLERYADAGVETFVTRFAATDQREQLRRFADIVG; from the coding sequence ATGGTGTCACACGGCTTCGTCCTCCCGACCCGCGGCGTCGTCCTGTCCGCCGACGACTCGCTCGAGCAGACCGCCCGCGTCCAGTCCGAGGTGCTCGGGCTCGCTCGACGGGCCGAAGCGCTCGGGTTCGACGGCGTCTGGGCCGGCGACAGCGTGCTGGCGAAACCCCGCCTCGAGCCGCTCTCGACGCTGGCCGCGGTGGCTGGCGCGACGGAATCGGTCACCCTCGGCACGGCCGTCTACCTGCCACAGCTTCGGCATCCGGTCCACGTCGCACACCAGACGGCGACGATCGATCAGGTCAGCGGCGGCCGCCTCGCACTCGGCGTCGGCGTCGGCGTGGGCGTCGAGGCCGAACACGGCCAGCTCGACGTTCCCTACGAGCGACGGGGCACGCTGCTCGACGAGGGGCTCGAGATCCTCGAGGGGCTCTGGGGCGACGAGCCGGTCTTCGCGAACGGCGAGTTCTTCGAACTGCGCGACGCCGACATCGGGATTCGCCCGTCCGGGCGGGTCCCGCCGATCTACGTCGCGTCGGCGACGTTCGATCCCAGAGACGGCTTCCCGCGGCGGATACGGGAGCGCATCGCCGACCGCGGGGACGGCTGGCTCCCGATCGGCATGTCCCCCGAGATGTACGCGGGCGGCCTCGACCGGGCGCGCGAGCTCGTCGCCGACGCCGGCCGCGACGCCGCGGGCTTCGACGCCGCCTACTACCAGGACGTCGTGATCGCGGAGACCGAAGCGGCGGCGATCGAGCAGGCTCGGGACTTCCTCGATCGCTACTACCCCTCCTGGGGGGAGTTGAGCGACGACGACATCCGGCGGCGCGGCGCGTTCGGGCCGCCGTCGGTCGTCGCGAACCACCTCGAGCGCTACGCCGACGCCGGCGTGGAGACGTTCGTCACCCGGTTCGCGGCGACCGACCAGCGCGAGCAGTTGCGCCGGTTCGCCGACATCGTCGGCTGA